One genomic region from Streptomyces sp. NBC_00457 encodes:
- the fdxA gene encoding ferredoxin — protein MTYVIGSACVDIMDRSCVEECPVDCIYEGARKLYINPMECIDCGACEVACPEQAITVDRRAEPEHREDNRRFFEVVLPGRTEPLGTPGGASGVGPVDAESPLIAQVGS, from the coding sequence ATGACGTACGTCATCGGGTCGGCCTGTGTCGACATCATGGACCGGTCCTGCGTCGAGGAATGCCCCGTCGACTGCATCTACGAAGGCGCCCGCAAGCTCTACATCAACCCGATGGAGTGCATCGACTGCGGTGCCTGCGAGGTCGCCTGCCCCGAGCAGGCGATCACTGTCGACCGGCGCGCCGAACCCGAACACCGGGAGGACAACCGGCGGTTCTTCGAGGTGGTGCTGCCCGGCCGGACGGAACCGCTGGGGACGCCGGGCGGTGCGAGCGGTGTGGGGCCCGTCGACGCCGAGTCGCCTCTGATCGCGCAGGTGGGCTCGTGA
- a CDS encoding NAD(P)/FAD-dependent oxidoreductase, producing the protein MSVLSDVPVSTDFSRRIETDVLIIGAGPAGLYGTYYAGFRGLRVAVMDVLPQCGGQISAMYPEKPIFDIAGFPSVRGRDLVDNLVAQAEPYGPVYLLGHRAVELSHDADGRPVVRSDQGTTVHAGAVVITGGVGTFTPRPLPAGDAYLGRGQVYFVPDPADHAGHDVVVVGGGDSAFDWAALLAPLARSVKLVHRSSRFRAHRATVEKVRTLGIEIITDSEVSALHGSTHLEQAEIRHRVDKSTRLLKAQTVVAALGFTADLGPLKDWGLTLQARHIAVDTRMATNVPRVFAAGDITDYPGKVRLIAVGFGEVATAVNNAATVIDPEAQLFPGHSTDKEN; encoded by the coding sequence GGCCTCTACGGCACGTACTACGCGGGCTTCCGCGGGCTGCGGGTCGCGGTCATGGACGTCCTGCCCCAGTGCGGCGGCCAGATCAGCGCGATGTACCCGGAGAAGCCCATCTTCGACATCGCCGGGTTCCCGTCGGTGCGCGGCCGCGACCTGGTGGACAACCTGGTCGCCCAGGCCGAGCCGTACGGGCCCGTCTACCTGCTCGGCCATCGCGCGGTCGAGCTCTCCCACGACGCGGACGGACGTCCCGTCGTACGCAGCGACCAGGGGACCACGGTCCACGCCGGAGCCGTCGTGATCACCGGGGGAGTGGGCACGTTCACCCCCAGACCCCTCCCGGCGGGCGACGCCTACCTCGGCCGTGGCCAGGTCTATTTCGTACCGGACCCCGCCGACCACGCCGGCCACGACGTGGTGGTCGTCGGCGGCGGCGACAGCGCCTTCGACTGGGCGGCGCTGCTCGCCCCCCTCGCCCGGTCCGTCAAGCTCGTCCACCGCAGCAGCCGGTTCCGCGCCCATCGCGCCACCGTCGAGAAGGTCCGCACCCTCGGTATCGAGATCATCACCGACTCCGAGGTGAGCGCGCTGCACGGCTCCACGCACCTGGAGCAGGCGGAGATCCGGCACCGCGTCGACAAGAGCACCCGCCTCCTTAAGGCACAGACCGTCGTCGCGGCCCTCGGCTTCACCGCCGACCTCGGCCCGCTCAAGGACTGGGGCCTGACCCTCCAGGCCCGGCACATCGCCGTGGACACCCGGATGGCCACCAACGTCCCCCGGGTGTTCGCCGCGGGCGACATCACCGACTACCCGGGCAAGGTGCGCCTCATCGCCGTCGGCTTCGGCGAGGTCGCCACCGCCGTGAACAACGCCGCCACCGTCATCGACCCGGAGGCCCAGCTGTTCCCCGGGCATTCCACCGATAAGGAGAACTGA
- the mhpD gene encoding 2-keto-4-pentenoate hydratase yields the protein MTAPEVIKVADTLVEAGRTGTACPPVRALLPEGDIDAAYAVQRANVERGVAAGRRIVGRKIGLTSPAVQAQLGVDQPDFGALFADMAVPEGGEVAAGRLLQPKVEAEVALVLGADLPHSGCTVADVLRATDFALPALEIVDSRIAEWDITIVDTVADNASSGLFVLGGTPVPLTGLDLRGVRMTMTRGGELVSEGTGADCLGGPLNAAVWLAATLAGMGDPLRAGDVVLTGALGPMAIAVPGDRFEARISQLGRVAVGFAMEGDRS from the coding sequence GTGACCGCCCCCGAGGTGATCAAGGTCGCGGACACGCTCGTCGAGGCGGGTCGCACGGGTACGGCCTGCCCGCCCGTACGCGCCCTGTTGCCCGAGGGTGACATCGACGCCGCGTACGCGGTGCAGCGGGCGAACGTCGAGCGGGGCGTGGCCGCCGGGCGTCGGATCGTCGGCCGGAAGATCGGCCTGACGTCGCCCGCCGTGCAGGCCCAACTCGGCGTGGACCAGCCCGACTTCGGGGCCCTCTTCGCCGACATGGCGGTCCCGGAGGGTGGTGAGGTGGCGGCCGGGCGGCTGCTTCAGCCCAAGGTGGAGGCGGAGGTCGCCTTGGTCCTGGGCGCGGATCTGCCGCACTCCGGGTGCACGGTGGCCGATGTGCTGCGCGCCACCGACTTCGCACTGCCCGCGCTGGAGATCGTGGACAGCCGGATCGCGGAGTGGGACATCACCATCGTCGACACGGTCGCCGACAACGCCTCCAGCGGCCTCTTCGTGCTCGGCGGCACCCCCGTACCGCTGACAGGCCTGGACCTGCGCGGCGTACGGATGACGATGACCCGCGGCGGCGAGCTGGTCTCCGAGGGCACCGGTGCCGACTGCCTGGGCGGTCCGCTGAACGCGGCGGTGTGGCTGGCGGCGACGCTGGCCGGGATGGGGGATCCGTTGCGGGCCGGGGATGTGGTGCTGACGGGGGCGCTGGGTCCGATGGCGATCGCGGTGCCGGGGGACCGGTTCGAGGCGCGTATCAGTCAACTGGGCCGGGTGGCGGTCGGGTTCGCGATGGAAGGAGACCGGTCGTGA